Proteins from one Dermacentor variabilis isolate Ectoservices chromosome 1, ASM5094787v1, whole genome shotgun sequence genomic window:
- the LOC142583738 gene encoding uncharacterized protein LOC142583738: MQPPPNMAQRKEEPGANSDTTSRHLFFWSPFDDCTHIQAKTKPTAAGHGPGETRSLQMENAHGAHSFQDRYTPEPVLLELHSNSPFYRHTSSTTPSASSGFNLMLVAHQALCAIKRGDTVLWAMGHGSWPQGQMDNLFVFIVQGP, from the exons ATGCAGCCACCACCGAACATGGCACAGAGAAAAGAGGAGCCTGGTGCAAACAGTGATACTACATCTCGTCACCTCTTCTTTTGGTCTCCTTTTGATGACTGCACTCATATACAGGCTAAAACAAAGCCAACAG CCGCAGGCCATGGCCCCGGTGAGACACGAAGCCTACAGATGGAAAACGCGCATGGTGCGCATTCGTTTCAAGACCGCTACACCCCCGAACCAGTCCTGCTTGAATTGCACAGCAACAGCCCATTCTATCGGCACACTTCATCGACCACTCCGAGTGCCAGTTCGGGCTTCAACTTGATGTTGGTGGCGCATCAAGCGCTTTGTGCCATAAAAAGGGGCGACACGGTTCTATGGGCCATGGGGCATGGCAGCTGGCCGCAAGGGCAGATGGATAACCTGTTTGTGTTCATCGTGCAG